CAGCAGGACGCCGCCCGCACCCAGGCGCCGGGCGGCGTCGGCGGTGGCGAGGACCGGGGGCGTCATCAGCGGCCGCCCCGGGCCAGCTCCTTGCGGTAGTCGTCCATGGCGGCGGCCACCTTGGCGTCCTTCAGGCCGATCATGCGGGCGGCCAGGCAGGCGGCGTTGCGCGCGCCGGCGCTGCCGATGGCCACCGTGGCCACGGGCACGCCCGGCGGCATCTGCACGATGGACAGCAGGGCGTCCACGCCGGCGAGGGGACCGGCCGCCACGGGCACGCCGATCACGGGCCGCGCCGTCAGGGAAGCCACGACCCCGGGCAGATGGGCCGCCATGCCGGCCAGGGCGATGAAGACCTCGGTGCCCCCCGCCTCGGACTCCTTGATGATCCGGTGCAGTTTCTGCGGCTGCCGGTGCGCGGAAGCCACCGCCACCCGGTGGCTCAGGCCGAAGCGGTCCAGCAGCGGCAGCATCTTCTCGATCACGGGCAGGTCGGACTCGCTGCCGAGCAGCACCACGACCCGCGCCGTGCCGGTGGCCTTCTTCGCCATCGCCGATTCCTTCCCCGAACGCGCCGGCGTCCGGTGCTACGAGTGGCCGCCGGCGGCCTTGCGGCCGATGTCCCGACGGTAGGTCAGCCCCTCGAAATGGGTCTCGTCCAGGAGGGCGTAGGCCGCCCCCCGCGCCGCGGCGAGGCTGTCGCCCAGTCCCACGGCCCCGAGCACGCGCCCGCCGCTCGTCACCAGCCCGTCGGCGGTGGCGCGCGTGCCGGCGTGGATGATCCAGCGTTCGCCCGGCACGTCCCGGGGCAGGACGATGGGCTTGCCCTGCAGGTAGGCCCCCGGATAGCCGTCCGCGGCCCCGACCACGACGACGCAGCTGCGGTCCCAGCGCGTGATGCCCGCGCCCTCCCAGTCCGGAGGCAGCTCGTCGCCGCTCTCGGGGAAGCCCTGCAGGTACTGGCCGAGCTCGCCCCGGGCCGTGCTCAGACAGAGCTCCAGCAGATCGCCGCGCAGCAGCGGCAGCACCACCTGGGTCTCGGGATCGCCGAAGCGGCAGTTGAACTCGAGCACCTGCGGGCCGGACTCCGTCAGCATGATCCCGGCGTAGAGCACGCCCCGGTAGGGGATGTCGCGCCGCCGCAGTTCGGCCAGGGTCGGCAGCACCACGCGCGCGTCGATCTCGGCGTAGAGGGCGGGCGGCAGCGTCACGGGCGCGAAGGCCCCCATGCCGCCCGTGTTCGGACCGGTGTCGTTCTCGCCGATCCGCTTGTGGTCGCGGCTCGGGGCCAGCAGGCAGTAGTCCTGGCCGTCGGTGACGATGAGCACCGAGAGCTCGGGTCCGAAGATGCACTCCTCCATCAGGATCCGCAGGCCCGAGCTGCCGAAGCGCTGCTCGTCGAGGCACTCGCGGATGAAGGCCTCGGCCTCGCCGCGGGTGGTGCACACGGCCACGCCCTTGCCCTGGGCCGCACCACAGGCCTTGACCACCACGGGCGGATCGATCTGGTCGAGATGCTTGAGGGCCTGATGGGTGCTGCTGAAGGCGTGGTAGTGCGGCGTCGGCACCCCGGCGGCGGCCAGCACCTCCTTGGTGAACTCCTTGTCGCCCTCCAGCCGCGCGCCCATGGCCCCGGGGCCGAAGACCGGGATCTCCGCCTTGTGCAGGTGGTCGGCCAGGCCCGCGATGAGCGGGTCCTCGGGGCCGATGATCACGAGATCGACCTCTTCGCGCCGGCAGAAGGCCACGACGGCGTTCCCGTCGAGGGGATCGAGATCCACGTTGGTGCCGTGGGCCGCCGTGCCCGGATTGCCGGGAGCGGCGAACACACGCGGTTCCCGCGGCGACTCGGCCAGCTGCCGCACGATGGCGTGCTCGCGCCCACCACCGCCGACGACCAGGACCGTCATCTTCTCGCTCGCCATGGCTCGCTTCCTCCTGCGGGACCACAGCCCCGCCGTTGGGTTCTCAGGCGCCCGGTACGATGCGCGTGCCGGCCTGCCCGGCGACGGCCGCCAGCAGGTTCTCGGGCGACGTGATGATCACGGCCTTGCCGCCGCCCGCGAGGAACGACAGCGCGGCCTCGATCTTCGGCCCCATGCTGCCGGCGGGGAACTCCTCGGCCGCCAGCATGGCGCGGGCCCGTTCGGCGGGCAGCACGTCGAGGGCCTCCTCGTCCGGCCGGCCGAAGTTGGCGCACACCCGGTCGACCTGGGTGATGATCACCAGCACGTCGGCCCCGATCAGGCGGGCGAGCAGGTCGCTGGCCCGGTCTTTGTCGATGACCGCGTCGACCCCCGCGAGCTCGCCGTCGCGGCGCACGACCGGCACGCCCCCGCCGCCGGTGGCGATGGTCAGCACGCCGCCGTTGACGAGGGTCCTGATCGCCTCCCACTCGACGACCTCCACCGGCCGCGGGCTCGGCACCACCCGACGGTAACCCCGTCCGGCGTCCATGACCAGCGTCCAGCCGTTCTCCTCGCGGGCGCGTTCGGCCTCCTGCTCGTCGTAGAAGGGCCCGATGGGCTTGGTGGGCCGGGCGAAGGCCGGGTCCTCGGGATCGACCCGCACCTGGGTGACGACCGTGGCCACGGGCTGCGCGAGACCCCGGGCGTGCAGGGCGTTCTGCAGCGCCTGCTGCAGCATGAAGCCGAGCCCCCCCTGGCTGTCGGCGCCGCATACGAACATGGGCATGGCCGGGATGCCGTGCACGGCCATGCCGGCGTCGTTGCGCAGGACGATGTTGCCCACCACCGGGCCGTTGCCGTGGGTCATGACGACGCGGTGACCCCGCTCGGCGAGCTGGGCCACCTGGTCCATGGTGCGGCGCGTGATGGCGAGCTGCTGGTCGAAGGTGCCCTCCTGCCCCACCGGGATGATGGCGTTGCCGCCGAGGGCGATGACCAGCGTTTCGGGTGCTGCGGTGTCCGCCATGCCTTTCCCGTCCTCCGCGCCGCTAGCGCTCGCCGCGCACCGCACTCGCGAACTCGGCGAAGCGGTCGAGGGCCTTGCGGATGTTGTCCTGGCTGTTGGCGTAGCTGAACCGGATGTAGCCCTCGCCGTGGGCCCCGAAGCTGGTGCCGGCCAGGGCGGCCACGCCGAAGTCGTCCAGCAGGCGCGTCTCGGCCTGCTTGCTCGTCAGGCCCAGCCCGGTGATGTTGGGGAACACGTAGAAGGCGCCGCGGGGCCGGCGGCAGCGCACGCCCTCGATGGCGTTCAGGCCGTCGACGAGCAGGTCGCGGCGCACCTTGAACTCGGCCACCATGGCCCTGGCGTCGTCCTGGGGACCGGTGAGGGCCTCGGCGCCGGCGATCTGGGTGAAGGCCGCGGTGCAGCTCGTGCAGTTGGTCTGCAGCTTGGCCACGGCCGCGGCCAGCGCCTTGGGCATGACACCGTAGCCCAGGCGCCAACCGGTCATGGCGTAGGTCTTCGAATGGCCGTCGAGCAGGATCGTGCGCTCGAGCATGCACGGCCGCGTGGTGATCGAATCGTGCGTGCCTTCGTAGATGATCTTGCTGTAGATCTCGTCGCTCAGCACCCAGAAGTCGTGCTTCACCGCCAGTTCGGCGATGGTGTCGAGGTCGGCGCTCGAGAGCATGCCGCCGGTGGGGTTCTGGGGCGAGTTGATGATCAGCATCTTCGTCCGGTCGCTGACCACGGCCTTGAGGTCCTCGATGTCGAAGCTGAAGTCCTTGTCCTCGGACAGCTTCAGCGGAATGGCCTTGCCCTCGAGGAAGTTGATGACCGACTCGTAGATGGGGAAACCCGGGTTCGGGTAGATGACCTCGTCGCCGGGATCGATGAGCGCCGTCAGCGGGAAGTAGATGATGGGCTTGCCGCCCGGGACGATGACCACGTTGTCCGGGCCGACGTCGATGCCGCGGTCGCGCGCGATGTACTCGGCGAAGGTGCGGCGCACGTCGGGCAGGCCGGCCGAGGGACCGTAGTGGGTGTAGCCCGAATTGAGCGCCGCGATGGCCTTGTCGATGATGTTGCGGGGCGTGTCGAAGTCCGGTTCGCCGATCTCCAGATGGACGATGTCCCGGCCGTCGGCCTCGAGGGCCTTGGCGCGGGCCAGCACCTCGAAGGCCGTCTCGGTCCCCAGTCTCTGCATCCTCTTGGCCAGCATGATGTTCCCTTTCCTTGAGGGGCGGCGGCGCCGGGGCCGCACGGGCCCGCACGGTCGGATCGCGGGCCATGGCCCGTGTTTCGGGAACAAACGTAGACCGGGTGCGGGGGCAAGTCAACCGCAGCGAGCGCCCGGCGCGACCGCGGCCACGCCCCGGCGCCGGAGTCGCTCAGGCGAGGGCCTCGAGGTACTTCTCGATCTCGCGGGCGACCTCCTTGCGGATGCCGGTGCGGTCGGCGGCCAGCCGTTTCAGATCGACCTTCGAGACGTACTTCACGTGGCAGAACTTGCGCAGGACCTTCACCGAGACGTTCACCGGACTGCGCAGGCACGCCAGGGCCACGCCCTTGTTGGCGAAGCCCGTGTGCAGCGCGCGGTCGTTGGCGATCGTCTCGATGATCTGGGGATTGCGGGTGCGGATGACGACCTCTTCCACCAGCCCGGGGATCGAGATGATCTTCGGGTTGCGCAGGAAGCCCAGCAGGACGCTCACCGACTGGATGTTCGTCAGCACGAGGTGCTTCAGCGCGGCCATGTCCAGGTCGATCACCTCGTCCTCGTCGTCCTCGTCGAAATCGCCCTCCTGCATGCGGGCCAGGGCAAGGGCCTCCTGCCGCATGGCCTCGACGTCCTGGGGGTCGAGCTTGGCGTGCTCGTGGCGCCACTCGCGCAGGGCGTCCTCCTCCTGCATGGTCATCTCGCGCAGGACGGGCAGGCCGTCCGGCAGCGCGGGCGCGTCGCCGCCGAGATCGATCACCAGCAGGCCTGCCAGCAGCTCCATGCCCGCCAGGGGGTGCTCCGGGTCGGCGCCCGCCGCCGGCAGCACCCCGGGCAGGCTCGCGGCCAGTTCGGATTCGACCGCGAACACGACCTGGTCGTTGCCCCAATGGGTCTGGGCCAGCAGGCAGGCGGTGAAGAGGTCGAACGGCCCCTCGCGCTCGCCGTCGGCGGCCAGGGCCTCGCTCAGGGCTATGATCTTCCGCGTCGCCAGGGCCAGCTGCGGCAGGGGCACCGGCCGCGCCTCGAGGCCCTCCGAGAAGCGCAGCATGGCCTCGAGCTGCGGATGGGCCCGCAGGTCGCGCTGCAGATGGCTCCAGTCCTTCTGGTCGAGGGTCTCCCGCCACCGGGCCTGGTGCCGGATGAACGCGGTCTCGAAGTCGGCCGCGGCCGCCGCGCTCGCCATCTGGCGCAGGTCGCGGATGGTCGCGTCGGCCCGGTTCAGCAACGGCAGGATCCGCGCCACCGTCTCCACCTTGAACGGGTGCACGCTGCCGGCCAGATGGCTCGTGCGCTCCTGCCGGGCGTCGATCTCCAGGCGCAGGAGATTCGCCATCAGTTCGATGCCCTCTTCCGGACCGTCGAATCCCTCCTCGCGGGACCGCGCCACCAGGTCGTCGAGCACGGCCCGCAGCAGGGGCCAGGGCCGGGTCTGCCGGGGGTTGTCCGGATCGCCCGGCGCCGGCGCCACGCCGTTGCCGGCCGCCCACAGCTTGGCCTTCACGCCCGCCCGTTCGCAGCGCTGCAGCCAGTCGGCCTGGAAGGGCCCGAGCCCCTTGTC
This DNA window, taken from bacterium, encodes the following:
- the purE gene encoding 5-(carboxyamino)imidazole ribonucleotide mutase is translated as MAKKATGTARVVVLLGSESDLPVIEKMLPLLDRFGLSHRVAVASAHRQPQKLHRIIKESEAGGTEVFIALAGMAAHLPGVVASLTARPVIGVPVAAGPLAGVDALLSIVQMPPGVPVATVAIGSAGARNAACLAARMIGLKDAKVAAAMDDYRKELARGGR
- a CDS encoding pyridoxal phosphate-dependent aminotransferase, whose amino-acid sequence is MLAKRMQRLGTETAFEVLARAKALEADGRDIVHLEIGEPDFDTPRNIIDKAIAALNSGYTHYGPSAGLPDVRRTFAEYIARDRGIDVGPDNVVIVPGGKPIIYFPLTALIDPGDEVIYPNPGFPIYESVINFLEGKAIPLKLSEDKDFSFDIEDLKAVVSDRTKMLIINSPQNPTGGMLSSADLDTIAELAVKHDFWVLSDEIYSKIIYEGTHDSITTRPCMLERTILLDGHSKTYAMTGWRLGYGVMPKALAAAVAKLQTNCTSCTAAFTQIAGAEALTGPQDDARAMVAEFKVRRDLLVDGLNAIEGVRCRRPRGAFYVFPNITGLGLTSKQAETRLLDDFGVAALAGTSFGAHGEGYIRFSYANSQDNIRKALDRFAEFASAVRGER
- the arcC gene encoding carbamate kinase, with amino-acid sequence MADTAAPETLVIALGGNAIIPVGQEGTFDQQLAITRRTMDQVAQLAERGHRVVMTHGNGPVVGNIVLRNDAGMAVHGIPAMPMFVCGADSQGGLGFMLQQALQNALHARGLAQPVATVVTQVRVDPEDPAFARPTKPIGPFYDEQEAERAREENGWTLVMDAGRGYRRVVPSPRPVEVVEWEAIRTLVNGGVLTIATGGGGVPVVRRDGELAGVDAVIDKDRASDLLARLIGADVLVIITQVDRVCANFGRPDEEALDVLPAERARAMLAAEEFPAGSMGPKIEAALSFLAGGGKAVIITSPENLLAAVAGQAGTRIVPGA
- the purD gene encoding phosphoribosylamine--glycine ligase; the encoded protein is MTVLVVGGGGREHAIVRQLAESPREPRVFAAPGNPGTAAHGTNVDLDPLDGNAVVAFCRREEVDLVIIGPEDPLIAGLADHLHKAEIPVFGPGAMGARLEGDKEFTKEVLAAAGVPTPHYHAFSSTHQALKHLDQIDPPVVVKACGAAQGKGVAVCTTRGEAEAFIRECLDEQRFGSSGLRILMEECIFGPELSVLIVTDGQDYCLLAPSRDHKRIGENDTGPNTGGMGAFAPVTLPPALYAEIDARVVLPTLAELRRRDIPYRGVLYAGIMLTESGPQVLEFNCRFGDPETQVVLPLLRGDLLELCLSTARGELGQYLQGFPESGDELPPDWEGAGITRWDRSCVVVVGAADGYPGAYLQGKPIVLPRDVPGERWIIHAGTRATADGLVTSGGRVLGAVGLGDSLAAARGAAYALLDETHFEGLTYRRDIGRKAAGGHS